A part of Citrifermentans bremense genomic DNA contains:
- a CDS encoding helix-turn-helix transcriptional regulator — MDTFVRYFLILSLLKPYPRRMTSVDIQGALGEQGVDPRVLRTIQRDLEKLSAHFPIDGDLKKPRGWCWANNAVRLLPGIDLHTALAFRLMQEFMQPLIPQACLAAAERHFTEAGKVLRKEGSVKHRAWLDKVQVISRGQPLIPPVVSLDVLETVHEALFYDRRFCANYKRRSGPPLTDCTVNPLGLVYVNKTPYLVCTLWDYDEVKQLALHRIETATLLDQPVRPIEGFNLAVYVKEQKEFDYPEGNEKLKVVARFSANAAHHLEETPLAEDQSIRKLPDHEVEVSATVHDTSQLRWWLLGFGDQVEVLRPKTLRAELARTIKAMAVKYP; from the coding sequence ATGGATACTTTCGTCCGCTATTTCCTGATACTGTCACTGCTCAAACCGTACCCGCGCAGAATGACGTCCGTAGATATCCAGGGCGCGCTTGGCGAGCAAGGTGTCGATCCACGGGTGCTCAGAACCATCCAACGTGACTTGGAAAAATTAAGCGCACACTTCCCCATAGATGGCGACTTAAAAAAGCCAAGGGGTTGGTGTTGGGCGAACAACGCCGTAAGGCTACTTCCAGGCATAGATTTGCACACCGCTCTCGCCTTCCGACTGATGCAAGAGTTCATGCAACCGCTTATCCCTCAAGCATGTCTTGCCGCCGCCGAGCGCCATTTCACGGAAGCCGGAAAAGTCCTCCGTAAGGAAGGCTCCGTGAAGCACCGGGCGTGGCTGGATAAGGTCCAGGTCATATCGAGGGGACAGCCTCTCATTCCGCCAGTCGTGAGTCTGGATGTCCTTGAAACTGTGCATGAGGCGCTCTTTTACGACCGCCGCTTTTGCGCGAACTACAAGCGGCGTAGCGGCCCGCCTCTCACCGACTGTACGGTGAACCCGCTCGGACTTGTCTATGTCAACAAGACCCCTTACCTCGTCTGTACGCTTTGGGATTATGATGAGGTAAAGCAACTGGCCCTGCATCGGATCGAGACAGCAACCCTGCTTGACCAACCGGTTAGGCCGATAGAGGGTTTCAACCTTGCCGTGTATGTGAAGGAACAAAAGGAGTTCGATTATCCTGAGGGGAACGAAAAGCTAAAAGTGGTCGCCCGCTTCTCCGCAAATGCGGCCCACCACCTTGAGGAGACCCCGCTCGCCGAAGATCAGAGTATCCGAAAGCTCCCAGACCACGAAGTCGAGGTGAGCGCGACGGTGCATGACACCTCGCAACTGCGCTGGTGGCTTCTAGGTTTCGGGGATCAGGTAGAAGTGCTCAGGCCCAAGACGCTGCGAGCTGAGCTGGCCCGCACAATCAAAGCGATGGCCGTAAAGTACCCGTGA
- a CDS encoding type II toxin-antitoxin system Phd/YefM family antitoxin, whose translation MKNNKKHSPHVGSWQLQDAKNRLSQVVNSARSVGPQTITLRGEPAAVVISIEEYRKMVGKPKTSLSAFFAQSPLYNVELDLTRSTDLPREVDL comes from the coding sequence ATGAAAAATAATAAAAAACATTCCCCACACGTCGGATCCTGGCAACTCCAGGATGCAAAGAACCGTCTGAGCCAGGTGGTGAACTCGGCCCGATCCGTAGGCCCTCAGACCATCACTCTTCGCGGTGAACCGGCAGCGGTGGTCATCTCCATCGAGGAGTACCGGAAGATGGTTGGGAAGCCTAAAACATCTCTATCCGCCTTTTTTGCTCAGTCTCCACTTTATAATGTCGAACTCGATCTCACGCGCAGCACCGATCTGCCTCGGGAGGTGGATCTGTGA
- a CDS encoding HNH endonuclease gives MAKITPAMAKNTIKRSLRAIVDRELTYPEKAAIWTYFSSRCAYCGGELARMAREGHMDHLVPVQCGGTNHISNRVLSCPRCNGDEKREADWRSFIERKVSDPAQRLERTERIEAWVKEHSHLQEPVDEAALMIQVAEVCKAFDAAVAALKGKV, from the coding sequence ATGGCCAAGATCACTCCGGCGATGGCCAAGAACACAATCAAGAGGTCGCTTCGCGCGATCGTGGACCGGGAACTCACCTATCCTGAGAAGGCGGCGATCTGGACCTATTTTTCCTCACGCTGCGCTTACTGCGGGGGTGAGTTGGCCCGAATGGCGCGCGAAGGACATATGGACCACCTGGTCCCGGTTCAATGCGGTGGGACCAACCATATTTCCAACCGGGTGCTTTCCTGCCCGCGCTGCAACGGTGATGAAAAGCGAGAAGCGGATTGGAGGAGCTTTATTGAGCGGAAGGTCAGTGATCCGGCACAGCGACTGGAGCGGACAGAAAGGATCGAGGCATGGGTTAAGGAACACTCCCATCTGCAGGAACCTGTCGACGAAGCGGCTTTGATGATCCAGGTCGCCGAGGTCTGCAAGGCATTTGACGCCGCTGTCGCGGCCCTTAAGGGGAAGGTATGA
- a CDS encoding type II toxin-antitoxin system VapC family toxin: MNVKYLLDTCLVSELVKKEPDAKVVVWLDGCDEENLFLSVLTIGEIQKGISKLPDGERKETLQRWLEDDLTERFKGRILDVDRDAAMAWGRLLGSSASRGETLPVMDSLIAATAINWGLVVVTRNVKDMGRCTESLFNPWE; this comes from the coding sequence GTGAATGTGAAGTATCTGCTGGATACCTGCCTGGTTTCAGAATTGGTCAAAAAAGAGCCAGACGCAAAGGTAGTGGTTTGGCTGGATGGCTGTGACGAAGAGAACCTGTTTTTAAGCGTATTGACCATAGGAGAGATCCAAAAGGGTATCAGCAAGTTACCGGATGGTGAGCGCAAGGAAACTCTTCAGAGGTGGCTCGAAGACGACCTGACAGAGCGATTTAAGGGAAGGATCTTGGATGTGGATAGGGATGCAGCCATGGCGTGGGGTAGACTTTTGGGATCTTCAGCGAGCAGAGGCGAAACGCTTCCGGTAATGGACTCCTTAATCGCCGCTACGGCTATCAATTGGGGGCTGGTTGTTGTGACGCGGAACGTCAAAGACATGGGACGATGCACGGAGAGTTTATTTAATCCGTGGGAGTGA
- a CDS encoding HNH endonuclease signature motif containing protein, which yields MQRVQAESEAATQGRSYMEGHGGKYSVSTSIDSMDPKWDAARRYMTSSGYWSLHLYLSEKRITVCKQEHILVWERWHRKEVPRGWVIHHINENPSDNDPLNLIALPKRLHRELHVQLKHLKSQCCGFDYAIRRRDVTNEFLLRSTRLDDLRRQWRLEEN from the coding sequence ATGCAGCGAGTGCAAGCAGAATCAGAGGCCGCGACACAAGGGAGGAGCTACATGGAGGGGCATGGCGGAAAATACTCGGTATCAACTAGCATCGACAGCATGGACCCGAAGTGGGACGCTGCAAGGCGTTACATGACTAGTAGCGGGTATTGGAGTCTGCATCTTTATTTATCTGAGAAAAGAATCACTGTGTGTAAGCAAGAACATATTCTGGTTTGGGAGAGATGGCATCGGAAGGAGGTTCCCAGGGGGTGGGTGATCCACCACATCAACGAGAATCCTAGCGATAATGACCCGTTGAATCTGATAGCGCTCCCGAAACGTCTGCATCGCGAACTGCACGTCCAGTTGAAACATCTTAAATCGCAGTGTTGCGGGTTCGACTATGCAATTCGCAGGCGGGACGTGACTAACGAATTTCTTTTACGTTCAACGCGGTTGGACGACCTCCGTCGTCAATGGCGCCTCGAGGAGAATTGA
- a CDS encoding UvrD-helicase domain-containing protein, whose protein sequence is MAIPPLTIIPAGAGSGKTYTLQKTLAEWVGKGWVEPDRIVAVTFTEAAAGELKDRIREELVSRGRLDDALKLERSYISTIHGFGLRVLSEFAFDAGLSPAPRLLNEDEEAVLIRTALAAADRAEDVLGNLAAYGYRYNFNTGTGAEDQFKERVLQLIAKLRSIGRLEEDPRITPHALKMVERVYGQTAQAKPLKEALQRAVTALLQAFPKSLVPLFTGNKTAEKEFREDFLALARASNPENLDQDWQTWQRLRQLRLSKRGAQTPSGYDALAEAVMAAAEALPTHPGPREQAMKHVEGLLEVSQECLNRYAAGKRVKGLVDYSDMLAISQRLLAQRPDVLEELKTRVDCLVIDEFQDTNPLQFALVWALFSSGVPAVIVGDLKQAIMGFQNADPRLLENLAARNDTKPLTGNWRSTPKVMKWVNQVGKGLFGDAYTELAPMADYPSHQTALEVMDFEEGPYRGSTRIPAQYMALRIRDLLADDKQKIYDKRLKKERRIRGGDVAVLCPIKERLERYAEALRQLGIKTRMDEDGWFDSRPVQIAFHALSYLADPSDRHAALYLAVTELGVHDLQSAVAELLDGRKLDDPVLARLDALVPSSVEATVTELVASALEALDLYGVCSSWPDAASARANLLRLQGEAAEFQGANVEALVSGRYYGSGLKTFLAWLRGKVERDNKQPAPRVLDEDAVVLTTWHSSKGREWPVVAVCATDTEVYSRFPEMSVVYDDFDNLAAVLDKARMEISPAFVAPETQERFAEPLMPELRESAVRLIYVAITRAREKVILECRRYQEPEKCSYWTILQQAGRVEIDGNKMIVLGEKFDCRVVQCGKHAPEGFEDETSQGAKELPSFGRRAIRPGAVYCKLTPEVVTPSSQHGAEAGRIITIAYGEPLRVDLEIKGFDRGTFLHRCFEASVDTPDRLQLVADSLGVMLSEAGRVAIGVGIEAFRTWLKDSLVAERGHVEVPILAQNKEGSVVAGSIDLLVETPAGLWIVDHKSDQSEEFDRLFAFYRPQLEVYREAVYSLWPDKKVLGLVINWVSHGKVSMSEL, encoded by the coding sequence ATGGCCATACCGCCGCTTACTATCATCCCGGCGGGAGCCGGATCGGGGAAGACCTATACGCTACAGAAAACCTTGGCGGAGTGGGTGGGCAAGGGATGGGTAGAACCGGATCGCATTGTGGCAGTAACGTTTACTGAAGCCGCAGCCGGGGAGCTGAAGGACCGCATTCGCGAGGAACTGGTCTCGCGGGGGCGGCTTGATGACGCTCTCAAGCTAGAGCGCTCCTATATCTCCACCATCCATGGCTTCGGTCTTAGGGTGCTCAGTGAATTCGCCTTCGATGCCGGGCTCTCTCCGGCGCCGCGTCTCTTGAATGAGGACGAGGAGGCGGTTCTGATACGCACGGCTCTTGCGGCAGCCGACCGAGCGGAGGATGTGCTGGGGAACCTTGCCGCCTACGGCTACCGTTACAACTTCAACACCGGTACCGGTGCTGAGGATCAGTTCAAAGAGCGGGTGCTGCAACTGATAGCGAAGCTTCGCTCCATAGGGCGTTTGGAGGAGGATCCCCGGATCACGCCGCATGCGCTGAAGATGGTCGAGAGGGTATACGGGCAGACGGCGCAGGCCAAGCCTCTCAAGGAGGCGCTGCAACGGGCGGTGACGGCCCTCCTGCAAGCCTTTCCCAAGAGCCTCGTTCCTCTTTTTACCGGGAACAAGACAGCTGAAAAGGAGTTTCGGGAGGACTTCCTGGCTCTGGCCCGCGCCTCCAATCCCGAGAACCTGGATCAGGACTGGCAAACTTGGCAGCGTCTGCGGCAGCTCAGACTCTCCAAACGGGGTGCCCAAACCCCGAGCGGCTACGATGCGTTGGCGGAGGCGGTGATGGCGGCCGCCGAGGCGCTTCCCACTCACCCGGGCCCCCGGGAACAGGCGATGAAGCACGTCGAGGGGCTGCTGGAAGTGAGCCAGGAATGCCTGAATCGCTATGCCGCGGGGAAGAGGGTGAAGGGACTCGTGGACTACAGCGATATGCTGGCGATCAGCCAGCGCCTCCTCGCCCAGCGGCCGGACGTCCTCGAGGAGCTGAAAACGCGGGTGGACTGCTTGGTCATCGACGAATTCCAGGACACGAACCCCCTGCAGTTCGCCTTGGTGTGGGCACTTTTCTCAAGCGGTGTCCCTGCGGTGATTGTCGGCGACCTCAAGCAGGCAATCATGGGCTTTCAAAATGCGGATCCGCGTCTTCTGGAAAACCTGGCAGCACGTAATGACACAAAGCCTTTGACCGGTAACTGGCGCTCAACTCCGAAGGTCATGAAGTGGGTGAACCAGGTGGGGAAGGGGCTGTTCGGCGATGCCTATACCGAGCTCGCGCCCATGGCGGATTATCCGAGCCACCAGACGGCGTTGGAGGTGATGGACTTCGAGGAGGGACCGTACCGGGGCAGCACGCGGATACCCGCTCAGTACATGGCGCTCAGAATCCGCGATCTTTTAGCGGATGATAAGCAGAAGATCTACGACAAGCGCCTCAAGAAGGAGAGGAGGATCCGCGGCGGAGATGTAGCGGTTCTCTGTCCCATCAAGGAGCGGCTTGAGCGGTACGCCGAGGCCCTACGGCAATTGGGCATCAAGACACGCATGGACGAGGACGGTTGGTTTGATTCCCGCCCCGTGCAGATCGCCTTTCATGCCCTCAGCTACCTTGCCGACCCTTCGGATCGTCATGCAGCCCTTTATCTGGCGGTGACAGAGTTGGGGGTGCATGATCTCCAGAGCGCCGTAGCGGAGCTCTTAGACGGCCGGAAACTCGACGACCCGGTGCTGGCGAGACTGGATGCACTGGTCCCATCTTCCGTCGAGGCCACGGTGACAGAACTGGTGGCCTCGGCGCTGGAGGCACTGGACCTCTATGGTGTCTGCAGCAGTTGGCCCGATGCCGCCTCGGCGCGCGCCAACCTGCTCCGGCTGCAGGGTGAAGCTGCGGAATTCCAGGGCGCGAACGTCGAAGCCCTGGTCAGCGGCAGATACTATGGCAGCGGTTTGAAAACTTTTCTTGCCTGGCTGCGTGGCAAGGTGGAGCGGGATAACAAGCAGCCGGCACCACGGGTACTGGACGAGGACGCCGTTGTGCTCACCACCTGGCACAGCTCCAAAGGAAGAGAATGGCCGGTTGTCGCTGTCTGCGCCACCGACACGGAGGTTTATTCGCGTTTTCCCGAAATGTCCGTTGTGTACGATGATTTTGACAACTTGGCTGCAGTTCTCGATAAAGCGCGTATGGAGATTAGCCCCGCTTTTGTGGCTCCTGAGACGCAGGAGCGCTTTGCCGAGCCGCTGATGCCGGAACTTCGAGAATCCGCAGTTCGCCTTATTTATGTCGCCATCACGAGGGCGCGCGAGAAGGTGATCTTGGAGTGCCGCCGGTACCAGGAGCCTGAAAAGTGCTCGTACTGGACGATTCTCCAGCAAGCGGGACGGGTCGAGATTGACGGTAACAAGATGATCGTGCTTGGAGAGAAGTTCGACTGTCGCGTGGTGCAGTGTGGAAAGCATGCCCCCGAGGGTTTTGAAGACGAGACATCTCAGGGGGCAAAGGAACTTCCATCCTTCGGCAGGCGGGCGATCCGGCCGGGCGCGGTGTACTGTAAGCTGACACCGGAAGTCGTTACACCCTCCTCGCAGCATGGAGCAGAAGCGGGGAGGATAATCACCATAGCTTATGGGGAACCGCTCCGTGTGGATCTGGAGATCAAGGGATTTGACCGCGGGACCTTCCTGCACCGGTGTTTTGAAGCCTCCGTGGATACTCCTGATCGCCTGCAACTTGTGGCGGATTCTCTTGGGGTAATGCTAAGCGAGGCGGGAAGAGTTGCTATCGGTGTGGGGATAGAAGCCTTCCGCACCTGGCTCAAAGATTCCTTGGTGGCGGAAAGGGGCCATGTGGAAGTGCCGATCCTGGCCCAGAATAAGGAGGGCAGCGTGGTGGCCGGTTCCATCGACCTGCTGGTAGAGACCCCTGCCGGTCTGTGGATAGTGGATCATAAGAGTGACCAATCGGAGGAATTTGACCGTCTTTTTGCTTTTTATCGGCCACAACTGGAGGTTTATCGTGAAGCAGTGTACTCCCTGTGGCCAGATAAGAAGGTTTTAGGTCTTGTCATCAACTGGGTGAGCCATGGGAAGGTAAGCATGTCCGAGTTGTAG
- a CDS encoding HEAT repeat domain-containing protein, which produces MPQDNFNRIDAIVSLSGADMGEVMEQVLDALWDRDPEVRRAAVSVLACSFDDAHGHLLLSMLDDEDLDLVRTAAYFLLNVEDEDLRLKAIRLLRWRREGLLVPVFLKALRNELAFIGREAAGALVDLQDPQVILPLLELLAEPEPGCNALENAELVLSSLQAPLLVEALNSLLGDTVAGGRAARILGKRSDLQSRDALLDTLNNGGGQARIHAMRGISINRDHRALKPLFSFLQGEDPSLRAGAIFAAESILHCGTFRFRGGRLGTEEVSALMQTAHDEDLHVRSSALAVLGLLHAGEAVPILLKALTDPSSYVVVVAAQALAGMGCIKAVVPLLNLLDSHHGQMTVSFIQCLGNLGDAAAEEKLRLYLDDEDWDVRVEAARSLYRLGAVDVWNRLVQALGEAEQDQFYTRVEVAETIADSNDPRAVEVLLDTLKMLTLEHPSDNRLLVSLISLLGKMGDPRALEPIGKWWNYHYDESDDWDRVTLSGLKRTIVKALQRLKRASCKK; this is translated from the coding sequence ATGCCACAAGACAACTTCAACAGGATAGACGCCATCGTCTCCTTGTCAGGAGCCGATATGGGCGAGGTGATGGAACAGGTGCTGGATGCCCTCTGGGACAGGGACCCCGAGGTGAGGCGCGCTGCCGTTTCCGTTCTTGCGTGCTCGTTCGATGACGCGCACGGCCACCTGCTGCTCTCGATGCTCGACGATGAGGATTTGGACCTAGTCAGGACCGCCGCCTACTTTCTTCTAAACGTCGAGGACGAAGACCTGCGTCTGAAGGCAATCAGGCTGCTCAGGTGGAGAAGGGAAGGCCTGCTGGTGCCGGTTTTCCTCAAGGCGCTCCGGAACGAATTGGCTTTTATCGGGAGAGAGGCGGCAGGAGCTCTGGTTGACCTGCAGGACCCGCAGGTAATCCTGCCGTTGCTAGAGCTGTTGGCCGAGCCGGAACCGGGGTGCAACGCCTTGGAAAACGCCGAACTGGTGTTGTCAAGTCTCCAGGCACCACTGTTGGTAGAAGCTTTGAACTCTCTGCTTGGTGACACGGTGGCGGGGGGGCGAGCTGCCCGCATTCTCGGTAAGCGGTCCGACCTTCAGTCGCGCGATGCGCTTCTTGATACACTCAATAATGGCGGCGGACAGGCCCGGATTCACGCAATGAGGGGGATCTCCATCAACCGGGACCACAGGGCGCTTAAACCGTTGTTCAGTTTCCTGCAGGGTGAAGATCCTTCGCTGCGGGCCGGAGCTATTTTTGCTGCAGAAAGCATCCTCCATTGTGGCACATTCCGTTTCAGAGGGGGGCGTCTGGGGACAGAAGAGGTTAGTGCGTTGATGCAAACGGCTCATGATGAGGACCTGCACGTAAGATCCTCCGCGTTAGCTGTTCTCGGACTCCTTCACGCAGGCGAGGCTGTTCCGATCCTTCTTAAGGCACTAACAGATCCTTCCTCGTATGTTGTGGTAGTTGCGGCCCAGGCTCTCGCCGGCATGGGGTGCATCAAAGCAGTCGTACCGCTGCTCAACCTGCTGGACTCGCACCACGGACAGATGACGGTATCCTTTATTCAATGCTTGGGTAATCTAGGTGATGCAGCTGCGGAAGAAAAGCTTCGGCTGTATCTGGATGACGAAGATTGGGATGTGCGGGTGGAGGCAGCGCGGTCGCTTTATAGGCTGGGAGCCGTGGATGTCTGGAACCGATTGGTGCAGGCTCTGGGCGAAGCGGAGCAAGACCAGTTTTATACCAGGGTGGAGGTAGCCGAGACGATCGCCGACTCCAACGATCCCCGTGCTGTAGAGGTACTTCTGGATACGCTCAAAATGCTGACATTGGAACACCCCTCCGATAACAGACTGCTGGTTTCTCTTATCTCCCTCCTGGGCAAAATGGGAGATCCCCGTGCCTTGGAACCGATAGGTAAATGGTGGAATTACCATTACGATGAAAGTGACGATTGGGATCGCGTGACGCTCAGCGGCCTGAAGCGGACTATAGTAAAGGCACTTCAGCGCCTAAAGAGAGCGTCTTGCAAAAAATAG
- a CDS encoding helix-turn-helix domain-containing protein, producing MNQGQKKKPRRSQVVDAKVFVDRVKLLMEGKGLTSSELADRADLARSAMTLFFAGERKPSADAVVKLAQALGASTDFLLGVSDESKSEELLQHPKVAELVRLFLSLSAKEQDRILEMVRLFCKTSVD from the coding sequence ATGAATCAGGGACAAAAGAAAAAACCTCGGCGCTCACAGGTCGTTGATGCCAAGGTCTTTGTGGACCGGGTTAAACTGCTTATGGAGGGGAAAGGTCTTACGTCTTCAGAATTGGCGGATAGGGCTGATCTCGCCAGATCAGCGATGACTCTTTTTTTTGCTGGAGAACGCAAGCCTAGCGCAGATGCTGTTGTAAAGTTAGCTCAAGCGTTAGGTGCGTCGACAGACTTCTTACTTGGAGTCAGCGACGAGAGTAAAAGCGAAGAGCTTTTACAACACCCCAAGGTAGCTGAGCTAGTGCGTTTATTTCTTAGCTTAAGCGCAAAAGAGCAAGACAGAATTCTTGAGATGGTACGACTATTTTGTAAGACGTCAGTAGATTAA
- a CDS encoding PD-(D/E)XK nuclease family protein, whose protein sequence is MGTWQELLERAREAYLLPEPRSSWQDALERAAGELSSSFWSESLAVAPDETIATVASTLAFLLEGAGPSGRLTIPADGILPSRAHRHLRDLGRLHERMGFLLPPHLEVISSILGGGPEQTIRSLRVYRDPVRLKLNPWQEALLGKLSRDCSADGGRFAALHTALTACVPAAKPETSLGALQRNIFGAGAATVSLDPSVQCLAVRDFLEEVEVAVGMAQQALSGDPALEPSDLGFLVPDERCYLDALDLLCRRAGLPLSGLPVEKPVRDLGKEAVFSFLATRRQPPPALALAALLSSPLMPWSRETGNDLAQEAVGEGAPDLRAPQGMAEKGKRMLRLLAKRIDDAAALAKALLRFAALLRGVEGMEVHVARALATIKRCRAELTEEGAVPWGDLMRIAAPETVTGPAAGVLVREGAAVFLDYELPWRQVRHLFVLGFVDGRYPREPSVSSVFSDADLEALAAAGYAVEPPSAGAMRRRSELREQIGCASQRLNLFMPRRDPFGKPLRPSQTLTYLAKVFGADEPDELVLELDREEERMKVASLPTAPPSNPLPQRELKKDDLFLKRDLLAIHCYEDGSPKPQSPSSLDTLMVSPLAWLLSRAGLQPREWSPESLDVASKGTLAHHVFEHLFRPGQPLPSPAEVKARVPILLDQAIERKKPLLLEPEWHVERRHLAKEVEVAALHWRGLLEQIGAEVLGNEVWLKGVLDTLPIHGSADLLLRLPGGQLYVVDYKKAGSGQRRERMKKGYDSQASLYRLMIQTGGSKSAEGALKEALEQAGEIGVVYYLMNDQTALADSSGWIDGKVAGMEELGSGISVNAIELIRERIAELRLGKVTLNHEGDPDWFKSNAGITMYAVDDTPLIPLFMKDDPGDEGEDTNDQVRQRGNN, encoded by the coding sequence GTGGGCACTTGGCAGGAGCTCCTGGAGCGCGCCCGAGAGGCGTACTTGCTGCCGGAACCAAGATCGTCATGGCAGGATGCGCTGGAACGCGCCGCAGGCGAGCTCTCCAGCTCATTCTGGAGCGAGAGCCTCGCAGTGGCTCCTGACGAGACGATAGCGACCGTCGCCTCGACCCTTGCCTTTCTCCTGGAGGGTGCGGGCCCCTCCGGCCGACTCACCATTCCTGCTGATGGCATCCTTCCATCCCGTGCTCACCGGCACCTTCGCGATCTCGGTCGGCTCCACGAACGGATGGGCTTCCTACTCCCACCCCACCTTGAGGTCATCTCCTCGATTCTAGGGGGAGGGCCGGAACAGACGATCCGTTCCTTACGGGTCTACCGTGATCCGGTGCGCCTGAAACTCAACCCTTGGCAGGAGGCGCTCCTCGGGAAGCTCTCACGTGATTGTTCTGCGGACGGAGGGCGCTTTGCTGCGCTCCATACCGCTCTGACGGCTTGCGTTCCTGCCGCCAAACCGGAAACTTCACTCGGTGCTCTTCAGCGCAACATTTTCGGAGCAGGTGCGGCAACCGTGTCGCTCGATCCTTCTGTGCAGTGCCTGGCAGTGAGGGATTTTCTGGAGGAGGTTGAGGTGGCGGTGGGGATGGCCCAGCAGGCGCTGTCCGGTGACCCCGCACTTGAACCGTCCGACCTCGGTTTCCTGGTCCCGGACGAGCGGTGCTATCTTGACGCTCTTGATCTCCTGTGTCGCCGCGCGGGACTGCCGCTGTCCGGCCTTCCCGTGGAGAAGCCGGTGCGCGACTTGGGGAAGGAGGCGGTATTCTCGTTTCTTGCTACCCGCCGACAACCGCCCCCCGCGCTGGCCCTGGCCGCGCTTCTTTCTTCTCCGCTCATGCCCTGGAGCCGGGAGACCGGTAACGATCTCGCTCAGGAGGCAGTGGGCGAGGGTGCACCTGATCTGCGGGCGCCTCAGGGCATGGCGGAAAAAGGGAAGCGGATGCTGCGCCTTCTGGCCAAGCGTATCGATGATGCGGCCGCTTTGGCCAAAGCGCTGCTGCGATTCGCTGCGCTCCTGCGTGGTGTTGAGGGGATGGAAGTGCATGTGGCGCGCGCCCTAGCGACGATAAAACGGTGCCGGGCGGAGCTCACGGAGGAAGGGGCGGTGCCTTGGGGGGACCTCATGCGGATCGCCGCGCCGGAAACGGTGACTGGTCCCGCGGCCGGGGTCCTGGTGCGGGAGGGAGCAGCGGTCTTTCTTGACTACGAACTCCCATGGCGCCAAGTGCGACACCTCTTCGTGCTCGGTTTCGTTGACGGCCGCTATCCGCGGGAGCCCTCGGTGTCGTCCGTCTTTTCCGACGCAGATCTCGAAGCTCTTGCGGCAGCTGGCTACGCCGTCGAGCCCCCCAGCGCAGGGGCAATGCGGCGCCGTTCCGAACTGCGTGAGCAGATCGGGTGCGCGTCGCAGCGACTCAACCTGTTCATGCCCCGCCGTGATCCCTTTGGGAAACCGCTGCGCCCCTCCCAGACCCTCACCTACCTCGCCAAGGTCTTCGGAGCGGACGAGCCCGACGAACTGGTACTGGAACTGGACCGGGAAGAGGAACGAATGAAGGTGGCTTCTCTGCCGACCGCCCCGCCGTCTAATCCGCTGCCTCAGCGCGAACTGAAAAAGGACGACCTCTTCCTCAAGCGGGATCTCTTGGCAATCCATTGTTACGAGGACGGCTCGCCTAAGCCGCAATCCCCTAGCAGTCTCGACACCCTCATGGTCTCGCCCTTGGCATGGCTCCTTAGCCGAGCCGGCCTACAGCCGCGGGAGTGGAGCCCGGAGTCGCTGGATGTCGCTTCCAAGGGAACCCTCGCCCACCACGTCTTCGAACACCTCTTCAGGCCCGGCCAGCCGCTTCCGAGCCCCGCGGAGGTGAAAGCGCGGGTGCCCATCCTGCTCGACCAGGCGATCGAACGGAAGAAGCCGCTTCTCTTGGAGCCGGAGTGGCACGTGGAACGTCGTCATCTCGCAAAGGAGGTCGAGGTGGCGGCACTGCACTGGAGAGGGCTGTTAGAGCAGATCGGGGCGGAGGTCCTGGGGAATGAAGTCTGGCTCAAGGGGGTGCTCGACACCCTGCCCATCCACGGCAGTGCCGATCTGTTGCTAAGGCTCCCGGGAGGGCAACTCTACGTAGTCGATTACAAGAAGGCCGGGAGCGGACAGCGGCGCGAGCGCATGAAAAAGGGGTACGACAGTCAGGCATCCCTGTATCGTCTCATGATCCAGACCGGCGGCAGCAAGTCTGCTGAGGGTGCCCTCAAGGAGGCGCTGGAGCAAGCTGGCGAGATTGGGGTGGTGTACTACCTGATGAATGATCAGACCGCCCTTGCCGACAGCAGTGGCTGGATCGACGGGAAAGTGGCGGGAATGGAGGAGCTGGGCTCCGGAATCTCCGTTAACGCCATAGAGCTGATCAGGGAGAGGATCGCCGAACTGCGCCTGGGGAAGGTGACTCTAAATCACGAGGGCGATCCGGACTGGTTCAAGTCCAACGCCGGCATCACCATGTACGCCGTGGACGACACTCCGCTCATACCACTATTCATGAAGGACGACCCCGGCGACGAAGGTGAGGATACCAACGACCAAGTCCGGCAAAGGGGGAACAACTGA